The Candidatus Eisenbacteria bacterium genomic interval GTCCAGGAGAAAAATAGATCCTCTGTCTGCGTTAGTTCTATTGGTTGCAATCTCAGTTATGAGCTTAAGTAGCTCATCGAGGTCAAGCGTGGAGTTGAGAATCTTGCTGGCCTCAATCAGTGAGAGAAGAAATGCACCTTGAGTCTCAAGGCTTTTTCTTCTCTCCCTTCGCCTTCTTTCCCTTCCATCCCAGGCCCGAGCGACATGTGCAGACAATTCCATAGCACACCCCCAGAATGTCATCAGATGGCACTTAATGATTTACTGATTCCTACTAGTAGATTGCGCCTCGTGAATTGTGGTGTCAAGAGGGAAACTTGGCTTGACAAGCATCCTTGACCTTTCATACTCATGTCCACTACTATTGCGAACAATCCCCGGAAGGTAGGCGGCACCGGTAATCATAGTGAGGCCTGGATTCAGGGGAATCGCGGCCAGGCAAAGGGGTTCGGCAATCCATGAGAGAATTCAGAGAGAGGCTGGGTAAAGAGGTCCTTCTTCTTGACGGAGCCATGGGCTCCCTGCTTCAGGGAAAAGGCATCGATCCCGAGGTGTGTCTTGAGGAGCTCAATATCTCAAGGCCCGAGCTCATAGAGGAAATCCATAAGCAGTATCTTATGGCCGGGGCAGACATTCTAACTACGAACACTCTCGGCGGCACAAGAATCAAGCTTTCGGAATACGGGCTTGGGAATAAGGTGTTCGAAGTCAACTTCGAGGGGGTGAGGATTGCAAAGAAGGCCGCCTCGGGAAACGCCTATGCAGCCCTCTCTGTCGGACCCACTGGAAAATTCCTTGAACCACTCGGCGAACTCTCTTTCGATGAGACAGTGGACATCTTCAGAGAACAGATTAAGGCCGGCGTGGAGGCCGGGGCGGACATCATTCTCCTTGAAACCATGCTTGACATCAGGGAGGTGAAGGCAGCCCTCATCGCGGCAAGAGATGTAACATCTCTTCCGTTGGGCTGCCAGCTGACATTTGTTGACGACACGAGGATGGCAACGGGAACTGATGTTGAAACCGCAGTGGCAATCGTTGAGTCAATGGACATTGATTTTGTTGGTACGAACTGCAGCAAAGGCCCGAGGGAGCTCTATCCGGTCTTCGAGACTCTTTCGCGCTCTACCGATCTTCCGCTCATCATCCAGCCGAATGCAGGCCTGCCTGAGCTGGACGGAAGGAGAACCGTCTATTCACTCGAGCCGGCTGTCCTGGCCGACTATACAACCAAATTCATATCACTCGGGGCATCCCTCGTCGGCGGCTGCTGCGGGACCACACCGGCTCACATTAGGGCCATAAGGCAAGCTATGGGGAATATCAGAAGGCCGGAGCCGCGGCCGAAGCATCTCAAACTCGCGAGCAGGACAAAGCTCGTTGTCGCCGGGAAGAACAATCCCCTTCTGATTGTTGGAGAAAGGATCAACCCAGCCGGAAAGACCGCGCTTTCGCAGGAACTGAAGGAAGGCCGCACGACCACATTGAGAAAGATGGCAATCGAACAGACAAAAGGTGGTGCTTCGGCGCTCGATGTTAACGTGAGCGTGGCCGGGATTAGCGAGGCGCCTCTAATGGAGCTGGCCGTTTTTGCCGTGAATAGTGTCAGCGATCTCCCGATTTCAATCGACAGCCCGGATGCTGCGGCAATTGAGACTGGCCTCAAGTCGGTGGACGGGAAACCAATCGTGAACTCTGTCAGCGGGAAAGAGGAAAGTCTGAATCTCATCCTTCCTCTCGCGAGAAAATATGGCACTGCCTTGATTGCCCTGCTTGTTGACGACGACGGGATCCCGGAAGATGCGAAGAAGAGAATAGCGATAGCCGAAAACATACTGGATAGAGCATTGAAGCTCGGAATAAGAGGGGAGAATATTCTTTTTGACCCGCTTGCTCTTTCGCTTGGGGCGTCCCAGCACCAAATAAACGAAACTCTTCAAGC includes:
- a CDS encoding homocysteine S-methyltransferase family protein, which codes for MREFRERLGKEVLLLDGAMGSLLQGKGIDPEVCLEELNISRPELIEEIHKQYLMAGADILTTNTLGGTRIKLSEYGLGNKVFEVNFEGVRIAKKAASGNAYAALSVGPTGKFLEPLGELSFDETVDIFREQIKAGVEAGADIILLETMLDIREVKAALIAARDVTSLPLGCQLTFVDDTRMATGTDVETAVAIVESMDIDFVGTNCSKGPRELYPVFETLSRSTDLPLIIQPNAGLPELDGRRTVYSLEPAVLADYTTKFISLGASLVGGCCGTTPAHIRAIRQAMGNIRRPEPRPKHLKLASRTKLVVAGKNNPLLIVGERINPAGKTALSQELKEGRTTTLRKMAIEQTKGGASALDVNVSVAGISEAPLMELAVFAVNSVSDLPISIDSPDAAAIETGLKSVDGKPIVNSVSGKEESLNLILPLARKYGTALIALLVDDDGIPEDAKKRIAIAENILDRALKLGIRGENILFDPLALSLGASQHQINETLQALKSLTDKGLFSVLGISNVSYGLPERASINSTFLSMALLGGLTAAILNPCDEKMRSTALSAGFLLGEDKDGKRFIEMFRPKAEEKTAIAPVFGNAGKEAVWNAILEGDRENIARLVESALASGSSPRELATELVPSALDEVGTLFDRRQYFLPQVMLSAETAERAFRIIRPKLETGEAARKGKIVFATVRGDIHDIGKNIVISLLESHGFQVVDLGKGVPSERIVDEALNARADIIALSALMTTTMPRMEECIELARKKGLATKVMIGGAVVTEEYRKKIGADGYARDGMSAVKLAKSLMEKTAKKI